GATTGCGGTAATAGGTCACTTTATGTAGAAAAAATTCTAGGGAGACAATCAGATTACCTCTTATCAAAAAACGGGAAAGTGACATCTGTACATCTGTCGAATGCTATTAAGAATGCCCCAAATTCTATAGTAGCTTGTCAATTTGTACAAGAAAAATTAAATGAAATAATTATTAATATAGTTGTTGATGATACAAAATTTGTTGAAAAGCATAAAGATGATATTGTTGAAGCCTTAAAATACAGGTTTGGAAATGACATTAGAGTTAAATTTAATTTTGTTGAAGAATTAAAAAAAGAAAAAAGTGGAAAAACTCTATTTATAAAAAATTTATTAGTGAATAAACAATGATGCAACTTTATAAGGAGCTGTAAAAAAATGTCTAAAATACTAATAACCGGTGCAGCAGGATTTATCGGGTCTCGTTTATCAAAACGACTACTTCATGAGGGACATGAAGTGATTGGGATAGATAATCTCAATGATTATTATGATCCTACTCTAAAAGAAGATAGATTAAAACAACTATCTAACGACAATTTCTTTTTTATAAAAACGGATCTTGAAAATAATAAAAATATCAACCAAGCTTTTGAAAAATATCAACCAAAGATAGTAATTAATCTTGCGGCACAAGCTGGCGTTAGATATAGTTTGGAAAATCCACATGCTTATATTAATTCCAACATTGTTGGATTCACTAATATACTAGAAGCATGTCGTCACAATAAAGTAAAACATTTAATTTATGCATCTTCTAGTTCAGTTTATGGAGCAAATGAATCAAAGCCTTTCTCAACCAACGATAATATCGACCATCCTTTAAGTTTATATGCAGCCACTAAAAAATCTAATGAGTTAATGGCCCATACTTACAGTCATTTATACGGAATACCGACCACTGGTCTAAGGTTTTTTACAGTTTATGGACCTTGGGGGCGCCCTGATATGGCTCTTTTCCTATTTACTAAAGCTATAGTAAATGATCAGCCAATTGATGTTTTTAATCACGGCAATATGATGCGTGACTTCACCTATGTAGAAGATATAGTAGAAAGTATCAATAGGTTAATAGAAAAACCTGCAGAATCAAACCCAAACTGGTCTGGAGAAAATCCGGATCCTAGTAGCAGTTATGCACCATATAGAGTTTACAATATAGGAAATAATAGCCCTGTAAGACTCATGGATTTTATAGAGGCTATTGAAAAAAAAATAGGCAAAACAGCTCAAAAAAACTTCTTGCCGCTACAAGCGGGAGACGTGCCAGAAACATATGCGGACGTAGAAGATCTATTTAGAACTATAAACTTTAAACCCCAAACTTCCATTCAAAGTGGGGTAAACGATTTTATAGATTGGTATTTAGATTATTATGGGGTGAAATTATAATGCAGAAGAATATTGCAGTAGTTGGATTAGGATATGTAGGTTTACCTTTAGCTGTGGCTTTTGGAAAAAAACAAAATATCATAGGGTTTGATATTAATGACCAACGGATTAAAGAGTTAAAAGAAGGATTGGATCGAACAGAGGAAGTTGAAAGGGAAGATTTAGAGAGTTCTTCAATAGAATTCACATCTAGTAGTTCAAAATTAGGAGAGGCTAATTTTATTATAGTATCGGTTCCTACTCCAATTACAGAGAATAAACAGCCCGATTTAACACCACTGGTTAAAGCTTCTGAGACTATTGGTAAGAACCTTTCAAAAGGTACGATAGTAGTATATGAATCTACGGTCTATCCCGGAGCAACTGAAGAAGAATGTGTGCCCGTGCTTGAGGCTACTTCTCAACTAAAATGTGGTAAAGACTTTTTTGTGGGATATTCACCGGAAAGAATTAATCCAGGAGATAAGGAGCATACTTTTACTACTATTACTAAAGTTGTGTCGGGTCAAAATGAAGAAGTACTGAACACAATAGCAGAAGTATATGCCTCGGTAGTAGAAGCAGGAGTACATAAAGCTAGTTCTATTAAAGTAGCAGAAGCTGCAAAAGTAATTGAAAATACACAAAGAGACTTAAATATTTCGTTAATGAATGAGCTAGCAGTAATTTTTGAGAAGCTTAATATTGATACTGCGGAGGTTTTAGAAGCTGCTGGAACGAAATGGAATTTCCTGAATTTTTCTCCTGGTTTGGTAGGTGGTCACTGCATAGGAGTTGACCCATATTATTTAACCTACAAAGCCCAGAAGGTAGGGCATCATCCGGAAGTTATTTTGGCAGGGAGAAAAACTAATGATAACGTGGGTAATTTCATAGCAACCTCGTTAGTAAAGAAAATGATTCAGAAAAATATGCCTATACAAGGTTCTACGGTTACTATATTAGGATTTACATTTAAAGACAATGTACCAGATTTACGTAATACGAAAGTTATTGATATAGTTAGAGAGTTAGAAGAATTCGGAGTCAATATACAAGTTACAGATGCTTATGCTGATAGTGGGGAAGCTTATAAAGAATATAGAATAAATTTAATAAATTATGAAGAATTACAGCCTTCCGATGCAGTAATTTTTGCAGTTCCTCATCAAGCATACTTAGAAAAAGGCTGGAGTATGTTTGATCAATTGTTGAAGCACGGTAAAGGAATTGTATATGACGTAAAATCCAAACTAGATAAAAAAGAATGTGCCGCCAGCATATCACTAATGAGGTTATAAATTATGAAGATTGTTCAAGTTAGTGCAGTCGATTCTACTATGAATGGACTGCTTAGAGAGTTAAACAGTTCAATATTACTAAATGGACATGAATTAATTTGTGTATGTTCTGATGGCGATAGAGTAGAAAATTTAAGGAAAGAAGGATTTGATATAAGGACGATTAATATTGACCGAAATATCAATCCAATTGAAAATTTCAAATCTGTAATCGGGATGTATAATTTATTTAAAAAAGAAACCCCCGATATTGTCCATGTTCATACCCCAGTAGCTGCAGTATTAGGACGTATAGCAGCTAAGTTAGCGAGAGTACCAATCATAATATACACTGCACATGGTTTCTATTTTCATGAAAACATGACGCCTATAAAATATAAACTTTTTTATACAGTGGAAAAACTGTGTGCTAGGTTTTGTACGGATTTTATTTTTACTCAGAGTGAAGAAGATGGCGTATTAGCAATTCAAAACAAATTTTTACCCCGAGAGAATATTACTGTAATCAGTAATGGAGTAGATGTTGAAGAAAAATTTAATCCAACGAGTATAGATGTAAAACAAATAGAGAATTTGAGAAAAGAGCTTAACTTAAACGAAGATGAAATCTTAGTATCCTTTATTGGTAGATTAGTTAAAGAAAAAGGCATTATAGATCTATTAAATGCATTTAGTAAGATAGAACAACAGAATATAAAATTAATTATAATAGGGAATACTGACCTTTCTGAAAGAGATCAACAAACCTTTAAAGAAATAGAAAACTATAGAGACTATTCAAATATTATTTTCACCGGATTTAGAAGGGATATTCCAGAATTACTTTCTATTTCTGATATTTACTGCTTACCTTCTTATAGAGAAGGGATGCCTCGGTCAATAATAGAAGCCATGGCTATGGAATGTGCAATAGTTGCAACAAATATTCGTGGATCTCGGGAAGAAGTGGATAATGGGGAAAACGGTTTTTTAGTTAATCTTAATGATCCTGATTCGCTAGCCTCCTCTATAAAGGAGTTAGCCAATAACCCTGAAAAGTTGTCTGACTTTAAAACTAATGCAAGAGAGAAGGCAGCTAAGTTGTACAATGAAAAAAAAGTAGTAAGAACCCAACTGGATATTTTTGAAACTGCCCATAGTAGAAAAGAAGGTAATTTGTAAATTTAAAGGGGATAAGTATGAAACGTTTATTAGATATCGTTGTTTCTTTATTAGCTATTCTTGTTTTTATTATTCCAATGTTGGTAGTTTCCCTATTGGTCTTGTTAACTATGGGTACTCCTATTACATTTTCACAAAAAAGACCTGGTTTAAATGGAGAACCTTTTTATATTAAGAAATTTCGAACTATGACTAATGAAAAGGATTCTAATGGAAATTTACTACCTAATGACAAAAGAACAACGAAGACTGGTAACTTTTTAAGAAAACTAAGTTTGGATGAGTTACCACAGTTATTTAATGTACTTAAAGGTGATCTCAGTCTAGTGGGGCCTCGACCATTACTAATGGAATATTTAGAGTTGTATAGCACTGAGCAGGCACGCAGGCATGAAGTTAAACCTGGAATTACAGGTTGGGCTCAAGTAAATGGAAGAAATGCATTAACTTGGGAAGAAAAATTCAA
This window of the Halobacillus sp. Marseille-Q1614 genome carries:
- a CDS encoding NAD-dependent epimerase, producing the protein MSKILITGAAGFIGSRLSKRLLHEGHEVIGIDNLNDYYDPTLKEDRLKQLSNDNFFFIKTDLENNKNINQAFEKYQPKIVINLAAQAGVRYSLENPHAYINSNIVGFTNILEACRHNKVKHLIYASSSSVYGANESKPFSTNDNIDHPLSLYAATKKSNELMAHTYSHLYGIPTTGLRFFTVYGPWGRPDMALFLFTKAIVNDQPIDVFNHGNMMRDFTYVEDIVESINRLIEKPAESNPNWSGENPDPSSSYAPYRVYNIGNNSPVRLMDFIEAIEKKIGKTAQKNFLPLQAGDVPETYADVEDLFRTINFKPQTSIQSGVNDFIDWYLDYYGVKL
- a CDS encoding nucleotide sugar dehydrogenase, coding for MQKNIAVVGLGYVGLPLAVAFGKKQNIIGFDINDQRIKELKEGLDRTEEVEREDLESSSIEFTSSSSKLGEANFIIVSVPTPITENKQPDLTPLVKASETIGKNLSKGTIVVYESTVYPGATEEECVPVLEATSQLKCGKDFFVGYSPERINPGDKEHTFTTITKVVSGQNEEVLNTIAEVYASVVEAGVHKASSIKVAEAAKVIENTQRDLNISLMNELAVIFEKLNIDTAEVLEAAGTKWNFLNFSPGLVGGHCIGVDPYYLTYKAQKVGHHPEVILAGRKTNDNVGNFIATSLVKKMIQKNMPIQGSTVTILGFTFKDNVPDLRNTKVIDIVRELEEFGVNIQVTDAYADSGEAYKEYRINLINYEELQPSDAVIFAVPHQAYLEKGWSMFDQLLKHGKGIVYDVKSKLDKKECAASISLMRL
- a CDS encoding glycosyltransferase family 4 protein, giving the protein MKIVQVSAVDSTMNGLLRELNSSILLNGHELICVCSDGDRVENLRKEGFDIRTINIDRNINPIENFKSVIGMYNLFKKETPDIVHVHTPVAAVLGRIAAKLARVPIIIYTAHGFYFHENMTPIKYKLFYTVEKLCARFCTDFIFTQSEEDGVLAIQNKFLPRENITVISNGVDVEEKFNPTSIDVKQIENLRKELNLNEDEILVSFIGRLVKEKGIIDLLNAFSKIEQQNIKLIIIGNTDLSERDQQTFKEIENYRDYSNIIFTGFRRDIPELLSISDIYCLPSYREGMPRSIIEAMAMECAIVATNIRGSREEVDNGENGFLVNLNDPDSLASSIKELANNPEKLSDFKTNAREKAAKLYNEKKVVRTQLDIFETAHSRKEGNL
- a CDS encoding sugar transferase; its protein translation is MKRLLDIVVSLLAILVFIIPMLVVSLLVLLTMGTPITFSQKRPGLNGEPFYIKKFRTMTNEKDSNGNLLPNDKRTTKTGNFLRKLSLDELPQLFNVLKGDLSLVGPRPLLMEYLELYSTEQARRHEVKPGITGWAQVNGRNALTWEEKFKYDVWYVDNQSFSLDLKILRKTAIKVMKSDGVNRSNTVTMERFRGSKSNE